The genomic region TCTGCTGCTTCGGCCCCATCGCCCCGAGCACGCTGCCGACCCAGATGCGGGTATCGGCCGGCGGCGCCAGTCGCGATTCGTTGTTGGACTTCAGTGCCAGCAGCAGCGGTACCCCATGCAGGGTTTCGGCCTCGCCCAGCGACATGCCGACCAGCGGACTGTCGGCGGTGACGGTCAACTCGTAGACATCGCCCTCGATGCCATAGGCCTTGGCGAAGTAACTCTGGGTGCGGGCCGGGGTTACCCCCTTGCCGGTGTCGTCGCGTTCGAGTTTCTTGCCGGCGAAGTGGAAATAGACCAGTGCCGCCGCGAGCAGGGTCAGGCCGATCGGCATCGGCGCGAACATCTTCAGCGGTTCCAGCGAGGCCGCGCCGGAGGGCAGGTTGCTGTTGGCCGCGACCAGCAGGTCGTTGAGCAGGATCAGCGGCGAACTGCCGACCATGGTCAGCGCACTGCCGGTGATGATCGCGGCGGCGATCGGCAGCAGCAGTCGCGGCAGTGACAGGCCGGTGCGCGAGGACAGCCGCGAGGCCACCGGCAGGTACAGCGCCATCACCGCCGGATTCTGCATGAACGAGGAGTTGAGGCCGGCGATCGCGCCGGTCAGCAGCATCAGCCGCTGTTCGACACCGTGCGCGCGTCGCAGCAGCCAGCCGGCGAGCCGGTTCAGTGCCCCGGTCCGGTCAAGCCCGGCACCGAGGATCATGGTGGCGATCACGCTGATCACCGCCTGGCCGGAAAAGCCGTTGAACAGTTCGGTCGGCGCGACCAGACCGGACAGTCCCAGCATCACCAGCACGCACAGCGCGACCACGTCGGCGCGGATGCGCTCGAACAGGAACATCACCATCGTGAAGCCCACCAGCCCGAGGACGAGCTTCATGTCGGTGGTGAGCGTCAGTGCGGTGTCCATTCGAGGCTAGTGGAGAGTGGAGAGGAGTGAGAAACGAGTGAACGGCAAAATCGCGGCTACATGTGGCTGCGGGATCGAAACTCTCACTTCTCGCTCCTGTCCACTTACGTTCCGCCCTTGTCGTACAACAGGTCCCAAACCCCATGCCCGAGCCGCTGCCCACGGCTCTCGAAATGCGTCTGCGGACGCCACTCCGGCCGCGGCACCGAGCCGCGCGGGCCGGCGCGGTTGCTCAGGTCTGCGGTGGCATCGAGTACATCCCACATCTGTTCTGCATAGTCCTGCCAATCGGTAGCCAGGTGCAAGCGTCCACCGGGCGCGAGCTTGGACACGATCAGGTTCGCGAACGCGGGCTGTACGAGGCGACGCTTGTGGTGGCGCTTCTTGTGCCAGGGATCGGGGAAGTAGATGCGGATTTCATCGAGGCTGGCGTCGGCGATCTCGTTCTCCAGCACCTCGACCGCGTCGTGATGATAGATGCGGACATGGTCGCTGCCGTCCTCGGCCAGGGCATTGAGCAGGCGGCCGACGCCGGGCGCGTGCACTTCGATGCCGATGTAGTCGCGGCTCGGGTCCTGCTTGGCAGCGAAGCGCAGCGCCTCGCCGTTGCCGAAGCCGATTTCCAGCACCCGCGGCGCGGCGCGGCCGAAGGCGGCGTCGAAGTCGCGTGGGGTGCCCGTGTAATCGAGGCCGAAGCGTGGCCAGGCCTCGTCGAATGCACGCTGCTGGGCCGGGGTGAAGCGGCCCTGGCGGAGCACGAAGCTGCGGATCTTGCGGTGGCCTTCCTCGACGGTGAAGGGCTTGGGGGGTGCCTTGCTGCCAGAGGGCTTGTCGGACGCTCCGGTCATCAGCCGATCAGCCCGTCAACCGGGCTCGAGGCCGAGGCATAGCGCTTGCGCGGGATGCGCCCGGCCTTGAACGCGGCGCGACCGGCCTCGACCGCGAGCTTCATCGCGTGCGCCATCAGCACCGGATCCTTCGCGCCGGCGATGGCGGTGTTCATCAGCACGCCATCGCAGCCCAACTCCATCGCGATCGAGGCATCCGACGCGGTGCCGACGCCGGCATCGACGATGATCGGCACCTTCGCGTTCTCGACGATTTCCAGCAGGTTGTAGCGGTTCTGGACGCCAAGTCCGGAACCGATCGGCGCCGCCAGCGGCATCACCGCCACGCAGCCGATCTCTTCCAGTCGCCTGGCCAGGATCGGATCGTCGGAGGTGTAGACCATCACGTCGAAGCCGTCCTTCACCAGCGTTTCGGCAGCGGAGAGGGTGGCAATCACGTCCGGGAACAGGGTCTTCTGGTCGCCGAGTACTTCCAGTTTGACCAGGTTGTGGCCGTCGAGCAGTTCGCGGGCGAGGCGACAGGTGCGCACCGCGTCGTCGGCGGTGTAGCAACCTGCGGTGTTGGGCAGGATCGTGTATTTCTCCGGCGGCAGCACGTCGAGCAGGTTGGGCTCGTCCGGGTTCTGGCCGATGTTGGTCCGGCGGATGGCGACGGTGACGATGCCGGCGCCGGCGGCCTCGGTGGCGAGGCGGGTCTCTTCGAGATCCTTGAATTTTCCGGTGCCGGTGAGCAGGCGCGAGGCGTAGGTCTTGCCCGCGATGACGAGCGGGTCGGTGTGGTGGGGGGCGTTCATCCGCGCATTATCACATCTCTTGCGGCGAGCTCGTGGCGAGCCTGGCCGGTCTGGCCAGTGAATTGCGGACACGTAGCCGGCGCCTTGGGGCCCTGGGTAACGGCGCGGTGGGCACCGTAGGCGCGAGCGGGGGATTTGGAGGCACGGCCTGGAACCCGAAGTTTGCAACGCGAACTTTGGGA from Lysobacter alkalisoli harbors:
- the trmB gene encoding tRNA (guanosine(46)-N7)-methyltransferase TrmB translates to MTGASDKPSGSKAPPKPFTVEEGHRKIRSFVLRQGRFTPAQQRAFDEAWPRFGLDYTGTPRDFDAAFGRAAPRVLEIGFGNGEALRFAAKQDPSRDYIGIEVHAPGVGRLLNALAEDGSDHVRIYHHDAVEVLENEIADASLDEIRIYFPDPWHKKRHHKRRLVQPAFANLIVSKLAPGGRLHLATDWQDYAEQMWDVLDATADLSNRAGPRGSVPRPEWRPQTHFESRGQRLGHGVWDLLYDKGGT
- a CDS encoding thiazole synthase translates to MNAPHHTDPLVIAGKTYASRLLTGTGKFKDLEETRLATEAAGAGIVTVAIRRTNIGQNPDEPNLLDVLPPEKYTILPNTAGCYTADDAVRTCRLARELLDGHNLVKLEVLGDQKTLFPDVIATLSAAETLVKDGFDVMVYTSDDPILARRLEEIGCVAVMPLAAPIGSGLGVQNRYNLLEIVENAKVPIIVDAGVGTASDASIAMELGCDGVLMNTAIAGAKDPVLMAHAMKLAVEAGRAAFKAGRIPRKRYASASSPVDGLIG